A segment of the Cololabis saira isolate AMF1-May2022 chromosome 3, fColSai1.1, whole genome shotgun sequence genome:
CCACTACTTTTCCAAACGTTTTTATTGCTATTATTGAACCCATGTCTAAAACGATCAACATCTTTCCTTTTCTACTCAAGTAGCTAAAGTAAATTGTATTTACTTGTCCACTTTGTCTTCATCTATTTCAATCATAGAAGTAAAACTGAGAGTAAAGCAGCAAAACACTCTTTTCTTGTCAGTTTTCAGTCAAACGTTGCAAATACAATTTACATTTAATACTAttattaaaaaattattttatttttattttcttaaaaactaTTTACTTTTAGATTCTATTTACACATGTTATCTACTGGAATAGTACAGATATAACTTTAAAGATGAGTAAAGCTGTCTGTACATCTGAAATCTACATTTTCCTTTATGTGTCTTCTTGAGGACTTGCTTGATCTCTGAGCTCAGCTGCCCCAAAACTGTCAGCTACAGGTCCAAAAGATTTGTCACTGAAAGAGAAATAAACCAGTATCTGTTAACCCTCAGTTCATACAAAAGACATTTCTTTCATCTATTCTTATCAGACTCACCTTTCTCCATCTTTTTCCATCtgtaagaaaaggaaaaacatggcTTGTTATCCAAGTCAAGCATTTATCGCACtgcatatatactgtacatgtctTTACCTTGGGCTTCTGTGACGTGTTGCCAGCACTCTTCCTGGGTACTCCCAGAGTCTCGAATGAATGGCTCCGCACTCTGATGGCTCTCTAATGGCAGAGATTCGGGAGGAAAAAACATCAAGTCATTCACGTCAGCCACGAGGGGAATTACTGACGCATGCGGGTATTCACCTTAAAATTTTCTATAAAACCCCCACTTCCTTCAGACGTGCCTCGGGCCCCCTCAGAGCTGGGGACAATGGCTGGTGATGGATCTCCCATCATGCATTGGGAACAGGTAAAGAGTTCAGTCTGCAAGCTCTCGAGGAGCGACGACCGGGTTCGCAGCTTTACAAGAGTACAGAAATAGTAGACAAAAGAGAATGCATAATGCAGAAGAAGATAAATAATAGAACAAAATGGTTTATTAAAAGAACTAATGGACATTTATTGATACAAACAAAAAGAATGAAAGATAAAAAAGTGCTTCTCCTGCTACCTCCAGTCTGCTGAACTGTTCGGCCTTATAGCAGGAAACCTCTGCATTGATAAGCTTGACCAGAAGAAAGTCTCTCAGCTGTGAGAGCTTAAAGACAAGACACAGGGAAATAATAATTACATACTGACACATCAGGTGACATCGTGGGAACTTCAATGTTTTGTCTGGCATGGAGAGGAGTCGGAGTGAAGGCAAAGTTTACTGTGTCATTGATCGAAGGAAAAAGCTGCAGTGCTCAAACAAGCGGGCCTCACAAAGTGGATGACACACAGAACAAAAGGAAAACGCTCGCAGGGATGTGCACCCGCAGATCCCTGCGAGCCAAATTGGGAATAtgcggatggatggatagactgAAAGGGACATTACACAAaacgcctttttttcttttttttacactgCTGGCATTTTGAGTTGTCATTGTTGAAAATGAACTGGGGCTATTAGTAATTTCACACCAGTGCTTTTACTATGATGGATTGCAGTGACACGTTCTCATTGAAAAACCTCTGATCTGTATGAAGACTGCGGCTGGAGTGCGAGAGTAAAAGCTGCTGGAAAATGTACTCTAGAATGGTTTAAATGGTATATACTGACTCAAAAAACCTGATGAAAGAGGATgatacataaaaaaaggactggTTTGCACGGAACCAAACCACTGCTACGGATTATAATAATGAGGCTATAAAGGGCAATTAGACTCTGTTGTTACTTACGTCTGTGAAGATGGGAGGATTTGGGATGACTGGACCAAATGGAGGAACATCCTCTCTGGCCGTGACAGACACCTGTACAGCGTAGGTGGGAAAAGGAAATTTGCTAAAACTGTTTGGGATATTACACTTTCACTGGGCTGTCTGCATAAAGTTAGAAATAATTTGCAACACAGAAATACCTAAATGAGTTTGAATTCAGATATTAAGAGAGTTGCCATACCCGTTACAGTGCATTGAAACGCTTGGCATGTGTTTACCCTTTTACTATTTGGAAATCATTTGTTTTCTCTCATAGTTCTCTGTAAATTAGCTTTtcattcacttttattttgaaatttaatACTTGTTCTTCTAATGTCAGGTACTTTGGTTTGTTATATttgctatctatctatctatctatctatctatctatctatctatctatctatctatctatctatctatctatctatctatctatctatctatctatctatctatctatctatctatctatctatctatctatctatctatctatctatctatctatctatctatctatctatctatctatactatgcatgttttgttCTCACTGTATcaaatgttatataaaaaacataAGAAGCatgaaaattacaaaaaaaaaatgtacatatttTTTCATAATCTATCAgtttatgtactgtatatgtgagAGTATTTGGATAGATCATGTTACAAACTATCTACCTTTAAAACAAGTGGCATTTAAACTATCTGTAGTCTGGATTTTTCTGAGCTTTTTTTTTAGTAACAAAAACATCAAAATCCTCTTGACATACATTTGGAAGAGACATCAGTACCAACCACAACACAAGTAAATCTGTTATCCTTTACCTGCAATATGTCTGTTTATATAATACAtcagttttattgattattgattggcAGCTTTTCACTCACTTGGTAGGCAGCTCCAGCTGGCTCTTCCTCCCTCTTAACCCTGCGCACCACCACAAAGCAGTGCAGGAAGTGAGACTTGATGACGTCACACAGAAAAGGGGTGTGGCCCTCCTGGTAGACTAAGGCTACAATGTCATTACCAATGTGTCTTTTTCGTTGTAACTATTGATAAGAAGACAGAGAAATTACTGTCAGCCTCGCGTTGAGAAACATTTTACGAACCAGCGCCTTGTGAATCATCAGGATCACAGGACAAACTGATAGTGATACAGCTCACTGACCTGCTGTGGGTCACCCTCTGTGTAAGGCAATTTAGTTGCGACATGGAACATGATTTCTCTCCCATGAAAGGAAGTGAAAACTGCTTCACTTCCCGTTTGGCCATGACACACGTCTAGTCCCCCTCTGAAGCTAAAACATCCaaataagtaaaagaaaaaatcaaCAGAATGCTTCAATGTTGTATGTTGTACTCATTTTAACAACTGCTCTTTTTAAATAGGCACAAACATTTTCAGGTATGTCATAAAATGTTCCGTCACCCCTCTCATGCAAGTTCACATATATTTTTATACCAATTCACACACAGAACACATAAGCAGCATAGCTCGGTCACTCTGCAGCATTTGAGTGTAACAAATGACGTGTCCAATTGTAGCATGCTTTCAAATGGAGCAAAGTCATAACGATTCGGTACATCTAAATATAATCACCACTCTTGTTTACACTGAAGCCTCAAAGACACGTCCTCTGAGCACTTCATTGCTGCAGCACACATCTTCAGTGACATTCCTGAGCTCATTAAAAGTGTTCATCATACACCCTCACTCAGGTAACTGTAAATGTTCCCAACATGCCAGCAGGAAGCTCGAATAATCAACAGGTACACACTGCAGACATGTAGTTGTCAGAGACTTATTGACTTTTACAGCCctcaatatattatatatagcctatatgaCTCCTTTCAGAGAAATGTCAGCTTTTGTGATGGATTGCTAAATCAGTAAGTAACTTCCCTTCAGTTGTTATAGCGACAGAGACTCACTCCCTCTGATCAGTGGTACACACTCTGAAAATAATCCTATTGTTGGTCATGCATTAGTTCTCAAAGTTGTGTACTTTTGACTGCAAGACATTCTCTACAGATGCATGAGACTAAAATTGTCATGGCAAAAtgcagaacagaaaaaaaaatgcagaaagTTGATGCGGTTATCCTTATCCTTTATCCTGACCTTAATCAAATCTTACTTAACGCCTTTCTCCACCCAACTTTAATCAGGATCGCAGAATTGATCCTCTAGTTCATTGGCATCAGAATTGGGACTACTGGTCCCAACAAGTCCAATGGTTTTATACCGACACTGGTCCCAGTGAGGTAACAAGAACATGGACACACATGAGCACAAGCTAATGTAAAAATCAGCGAATGAAATCATATTCTGTGTTTTTTAATGGAATCAAATGATTTAGCTTCAATtaaatcaaaattaaaaaaaatcataaaaaactgAGTTAACCCTAACAAATCTGTTTATTCTTCGCTGGCATCAGGATTTATTGTCATTTTGACCCTCATTAGGCATACTTTACCCCGTGAATCCCTGCAGCTGAACAGTGTCTCCAAGAATTGCCAGGAACTCCTTAAACTCCTCACTTTCCTCATTGTTACTCAGTATGTCCTCCTCAGTGAACTACACAGAGACAGATGTTGTCTGAGAGGGAGTGAGTGCAATATGGTACTCTATTACAGTTGCTTTTCCTTTTTGAATAAAACCAAAAATCTTACCTGCCCGTCCTTTTGGTATAATACACCAAACTTGAAATTAGGAGACACCCTGTGTTCATCAAATGCAGTTATGAGTCCAGGAGCCTGGTGGGTGATGGAAAAAGTGTTCAGCTGCACAAGATCTTTTCCACAGGAAACATTATGATGTGGAAAAGTggaaaagtataaaataaaccaTGGTATTGAGCATGCTGGCGCACTGTCACACTTGTTTGATACTGGACTAGAACTGAGCCATTGTTATTATCGTTTGTAACACTTGCAGTATTCCTGTGTGACAAAAATACAAACCAGTTCATGGTTACCTTTAGGTAGCTGACCACGTCAAACTTTAAGACGGTCACTTTGTCACAGAgcatctaaaaaaaatataaaggtatttataaatacatctCATTTAGACAGTGTTCAAAGGTAAATGAAAATTATATTTGAGGAATCATTGAgtaattattattcattatcttAACATTTTTACACTATTAATACAAACAATAATGTAACACTTGCCTACCCTGTATGGAGCGTACATTTATGTGTAATGCCAGCCAATATTTGTAAACAAGCCATCATGAGATACAAATGGTTGAAAAAAGGGTCCCCAAAGGGATTGTCTGCTGGATCCAGGTTGACCCCCTGAGAATGTCACACTTGGGTTCCTTCATGTGTTCTTTATGTAAGAAACCCACTTTGGGCCATACCATTTATCACCCATATACCTGAGCATAACCACTGTGCACAGTTCATGTGAGGCCAACAAGGATCCCAAAGACAAACCCATACAGGGGCCCATTATGGCTCCCTTGGGCCCTGCATGCAATACTGGATGCATACTGGTTATATTTAGCTGTAATGTAGTACTTATACACTGTTATAATAATAGAAAGAGATACTTGTGTTTGAATAAGTAGCTTTATACCTTTGCTAGTTCAACAGCAGAGGGGATGTTAGGGAAAAGTGACACTGAGAAAACTCCATGCATGGAGCACTCCTTCATCCTGCGAGAcaagaaaatatttgaaaacaTAAGACTATGACTATATCAAAGGCCTTGAATCTacctccttttcttctttttttttcttccagaaattacatttctataatGAAATTTCTTCAAATTTAGCTCCTATCCTTGTTTTAAAAGTATGAGTGCATTTTTTCTGCTGCTTCGTTTAAAAGTACATTCTTCCTAATATGTGGTGAATACTTGCAAAAGCTATTTTTTTAATCAGCACTGACAACCACAAGTCAACATCTTAATCTAAGATTTAACGAATAAACAAACTTTAACCTGTGAGTagacaaatgaaaaatgaaaaatgttacGTGTCCCCCATACTTCAAAGAAAAGCTCACATGCTCTGAAATCTGTTTGTGCTTatagaaataaaagaagaagaaaaaacattatGGTAGATTCACAATATCCAAAATCTCCACCTCAGGATCACCCGTAGCTTattctcttcttcctccaaacacacagagagaacgagtggccCCAGAGATGGATCCACTGCTGTGAAAGAGTGGTGGTACTGAAGGGGGAAAGGTGGTAAGATGTGCTTAGCATATATCCATTCAGGCAGAAACATATCTATTCAGTCTGTTTGTAAAGCCAACTTACTCGTGAGCGGAAAAACTGGTGGTAGATTTTGGCCTCCCTATCTCTCTCCATGATGTCGTAGCTCTCTGGATCAAAGCCATGTTGGGAAGAGGTGGGACTCGCATCTACAAGCCTCTCGAGAGGGGGGTCAATCCAGTATCCTCCCAGATTAGAGGAAAGGATGAGTGGCAGTTCTGCACCTACAGTCAAAAGCTGAGACTAAAGTAGACAGCAAAAGATAAGACGGATGATGGGTGTttgtggaaaaacaaatcatGCCGATTATGAGAAGGTCAAgtttttaatacacacacaaacgcacacatgTGGGAATTGTAGCTagagtgtttctttttttcactgtTTTAAAGACTAACCTTCAAAGGTAGTGGGAATTGACAGCGCTGCTCATCGATCCTGCTGCCCTGATGGACAAGAATACTGATGACAACAAAGCTCTCCTGCTCAGTCATTGGCGGATGTACACGTTGAATGAGATCAATTACACCGCAACTCACCTGCAGCTTCTCTATGATTTCAAACAGCTCTGTGTCCTGACGTAGAAAACAGGCGTCAGGTGTCACGCAGCCAGCAAGAAGGGGAAGGTGAAACACATGAAGGAAGAGGAACATGACAAATGCTTGATAAGAAAACACGCTTTATCTTAAAGACACCATATCGAAACTCATGAAGCGTATTTGTTCAGAATTAAAAGGGAGaaggtgcaaataaaatgatatcACCCTCTGGCTGCTGCTGGATGAAAGGAAAGGCTTGCTGTCACTGGTCGGAGAGTCCAGAATATCCAGTATTTTGTCCTTTTCAGGTCTCCAGCAACAGGtttgattacaaaaaaaaagagtatcATTTGTTAGCCCTCTTCCAGTTCTTAGTACAAAATTACATTTGATTCCTGCAGCTGCAAGGAAAAGAAAACCTCACCTCCTCTCATCCCCACACGTGAATCTGTCCACACTATAAACAAGGAAGTGAAAATTACTCAGACACGCTATTCTTTAGGGATTACTTTTAGAATAATTGTTATTTTTATCATAAAGGGCAATTTATATAGAATCTATGTTACTCAGTTGACGTTTGTGGAGAATGTCAAGTCCAAATGAAAGACAATAGTGTTGTCACTCACCCGCCATATGCCCCAAAAGTGAAACTTCTCTTTCTAGAGAAGGACATGTCattcctcttctctctctccatGGCTGTGGTGTCACTGTTAGTGTTTGTACATGCCAGTTTGGTACTGAGTCAATCAGGGCTGGCTAAGGCTGAATTAATTCACTTTATCATTCTgtcactcctcctcctcctcctcctcctgacgGCCCCCTGCCACTCACTCATTTAAGCTTCCCTTTCCTCCCTCTGTCCTGTTGTCAGCCCATGCAGGCGGCATTAACCCGCTCATGGTCACAGGTGCAGCTTCTGCATACCATACACACTGACACAGTCTGGCTGCCACGTGCTGCTTTCATGCCTACGATCTCACACATATCCCTCTGGTGTTATTGCAGGTTGGCTGAGTTTAGAAATAGAGTTGTAAATAAAGGAAGAATATGAGTGAGACATTTTCTGACAGACCTGTTACCCTTTGAGTTAGTGAGAATCATCAATTATTGACAGCACACGCAGTGAGGGCGAGGAGGAAGGCAGCAGGGGGGGTGAGGTGGGGAGAGCAGGAGAACGCCGGGAAGGGAAGTAAGAAAGGGAGGAactgagagagagacagagagaaagagcaGAGATGTGCATACTTTAATGGTCCCACATGATGGAAATTTTATTAACTACTTATTCTTGCCAATTTAATAATGGTATTTGTGTGCTGAAAGTGAATGTTGGATCAGTTTTGATCCAACTGCATGAACTACATGAACTTCCACTACAAAGGAAATTAATAAATGGAAAAtgaacgtatatatatatatatatatatatatatatatatatatatatatatatatatatatatatatatatatatatacagtatatatatatatatatatatatatattctatttCCTGTAGCATATGTATCATGTTTATTTTGATAGTGTTGCAATTCAAACCTCCTCCTAGTAAAAATAATTCCCTTGAtagaaacattttaaaggaaGCAAAGTAGAATTTGAAATGGAAAAATtataccgcggttgaattggtttgatattggatattatgaattcaacacccataaaacttgtgatacataccactgattttggtcatattgcttgtgatgtgttcatggtcatctggactatatatcacaagagagtaattattataaaatcatattatgggctgatttaatgaggtttaatgaattcaacacccatagaacttgtgatacataacactgaTTGTTTTCAATTTTATGAAATCCTAACATAGTCTAgatcagcctttctcaaccttttttcagtcatgacacctttcaaaagtgaataaaatctcacgacaccccagaatgaaatataattaaaaaccacactgcatcgctctgactgtaaatgcataagtccggtttattttgtatcaataaCTTGAACACGATAACTGCACCAGAGTAGGCCTAAGCTTCTTTTCGCACGGTGgtgatccgcacaacggggtatgagaagtcatcgttcactgttgtgctaggttgccacgctgatggacagaaactatggtgatttttaaaagaaagactgcctaaagagacttttccagccggagtcattataaaggcaaatgaaaagggctggatggatgaagggatgatgatgagtggctgatgcaggtctatgtgcggcgacccagtggtttttttccacacatcaccatcgctgctgatctgtgactctaCGCGCGCCCGTCTCACAGacagtgtaaaaaaagaagtgaaaaatatgaacgctgcgcttgctgttattccgggaggtctgacgaaggaactccaaccgctggacgtcggtgggaaccggccgttcaaggtgaagcctgaattatggttctgcgttaaatcgacgcagagcctacgccataccatccggcgtaggctctgcgttggttaacgcggaaccataattcaggcttaaggctgCGAACGGTGTGGGAGCGATGGATGACTGAGTGTGAGTGGAAGAGTGGAAagcagcgccgggcaagttacgccacagtttgcagatggattgttgatgcgtgggctaaagcgtctgctgggactattttgcgagctttcgcaaaagccggcatttccgaggcgccgcacggcacggaaagtgactctgacagcgaggaatttcggactggcacagctgatttagcggagctctttaatgcagaaacagaggatgagacttcgattaatgtaaaaactgaaataaagtacaatcaaacaaagttttactccagctctatttttaaataagcacacgtgtgcttgtgtgtgtgttctgcagcgcgtgtgtgtgttttgcggcgcgcgtgtgtgcagctccatgtctgtagacggcgccttttgggtcggtgcgccgtatgtgtgttttaaaaccaaaaattacacacaaaactgagggtgcgcctttgcacacggtgcgccgaatggtcgtgaaaatacggtacacatttttacggctttgactgctttacggcatacgtcacttccccctccttcccgattcgtattggagaccaaagctgggcggggcttggagcgcagagctcagcagaagctggtgtcatggccgaagcagcggaaaaacccaagaaaataaaagttttatcggaggaggtgaaaaaagaaagtgggagagtaacaagctaaatgcccggacaagttCTCGTTGGCGTGAACTgtaagacgaggagggatgtccgaccgtgtgtgtgtgttctgtggcgctccgtgtgtgtagacggcgcctttttcGGTcagtgcgccgtgtgtgtgttttaaatacagaaatgacacacaaaactgagggtatgcctttccacacagcGCACCGTATGGTCGCGGAAAtatggtatttatatatgaaatgtcagaataggtaattttttgacgacacccctgaagcagtcagacgacaccccagggtgccgcgacaccccggttgagaaaggctggtctagatgaccatgaacacatcacaagtggtttgaccaaaatcagtggtatgtatcacaagttttatgggtgttgaattcataatatccaatatccaatatcaaaccaattcaaccgcggtaaaaatgttttaaactaCAGCGGACCATATATTCTGTACTGTCTCGTAAAGACAGTCATGTCTATTATATTGTCAGATTTACAATGCCCAAACCCATGAATTATAGAAGGTCTCTTATTTTGAATGTTTGCCAGAATCAATAACTGTCCACCCTCTTTTTTATCAGATGGCTCTCTATTAGAGGGATGTCTGTGTCAGTCTTTAAAGCTCTCTTTATCAATTGGCCCCTTGTCTGtgattcaaattcaaaatgctCTTATCAACATCTCTTCGGTGCGGTTTACTATGGGGAGGGGGCGACGAATTTATACGAGCATGATGATTGGCTACTGGAAACGCCACTCAAAAATCCCCTTCATTCATTGGTCCAAATCCACACAATAACTATTGTAGCCCCGCCCCCCGTGGATCACCCCGCGGAAGTTTATCTGAGAGGACGTTTGGAACAGTGAGGAAGACGTAAACATTGTGCAGCAGCGGGGTTTCCTTGCTTTTTACGCACTCTGTTGCAGAAACAGAAGAACGGTAAGCTTTAGGTTTTGATAGGATTATATGACAGCTACTTAAATGAAAGATAATAGTCGAGGTTCCCCAGCTAGCTAGCCAGCTAGCGTCGGTAATCAGTCTCCagcctttaaggctgatttatggtactgcgttacaataacgcagagcgtacgcggagggtctgcgtcgatttgacgcggaaccataaatcaggctttagtttGGCATCAACTGTCACTTACACCTTTATCCGTGTAGATTTACCATTAATACGTGTAATATAGcttcatttatttcattgtgAGTTTCCCCTCAAATGCCTTGCTCGCTCGGCGTTGtatgaggttttattttatactttacagATCAGAATAAAACATCACAACGTTTATCGTGTGTCACAGTTGTAATCTGATATATTGTCAAAACAAATACTGCACTTTCACAATGTGTAACTTCTGAGTTAGATAGAGCTCCATAAACGTAAACACAAGTTTAAAGCAGCTGTGAACATGCAGTTCATGCAGAAGTCACAGTCTGGTTGCAGTGTTGGAGttatatctttatgttcttTTATCTGCTTATAAtattgttaggattttatgaaattgttttttttatataagattctacactgggggttttctctatttgcagggtcAATCCTGTTCAGGAGTTcagctatacaggactgtctcagaaaatttgaatattgtgataaagttctttattttctgtaatgcaattaaaaaaacaaaaatgtcatacattctggattcattacaaatcaactgaaatattgcaagccttttattattttaatatttctgattatggcttacagtttaagattaagattcccagaatattctaatttttttaaataggatatttgagttttcttatgctgtaagccataatcagcaatattaaaatatagaaaggcttgcaatatttaagttgatttgtaatgaatccagaatgtatgacatttttgtttttgtaattgcattacagaaaatcacaatattcaaattttctgagacagtcctgtagttctgctcttttctctatttgcagggtcacctcctgttttatgaccagGCTGTTAAATAGTGTttctttaggtgaagacaatgaagagaagCATATGTTTTAACACTGATGGGTCTCATCCTTTATCTGGGTTGACATCTTAAGTAGGAAGAAATAAACAGGGATATACGGCTGAAGGTCTGATATGTTTGGCAGCTGGCTCCACCGATGGGGTTCAGGTACAAAACACCTCcttttttagtataaatacaactggatcgatgaccaccgtgtgcatttctctcctacctgtgtggtttgagaaaagtgtacctctggctggaaaacattgatgtaataaaagcttgtattaacctttgattctgttcactggttttcttatagtgcaccagacaaacaaacacgcagatctttcaatataatatattatgtcCTGCACAGGTCGTTGTGACAAAATGTTGGAGTGTGGGATGCTGGAACGGGACAAACGGGCTCTTCGGAGACGCTCTGCTATTCTGTGCAAGCAGCTGGTTGTGGATGAGCTGCTCATTCAGTCTCTGCAGGCAGAAGACATCCTGACGGAGAGCATGGCTGAGAGCATCATGGTAATGTGAGCACAGACATTATTCAAAGATTCAaaacaactttattaatcccttgaaGGGCAATTTGATTTGGCAGCTCacgcccaaacacacacataacaaacacataacATATTCAATAGAACACAGAGAGAAAGTTGGCAACTGTGTGCAAAAATCTGCAATTTGTTGCATTAAAAAAGTGCTGTtaccaataaattaattaaaaaacagtcTATACAAACATTACCCTGCCAGCAACATGGAGTGTCTCCTAATTTCAGCGTCTCTGTTCATGCTTAGTTAATATATCATTGTTATGATGCGCTTTTTGTTCCGTAAGTTAAGTTTGTGGTTGAGTCTGCAAACTTTTCCAGCTATCGTTGGACAAAATTGAGATTATTACATGAAAAATGTGGCATTTTCCTCCCTGGGTCTCACCAGGCGCAGGAGCGCTGCAAAACAGCTATGCCATGCCAGCCAAATAAACATATATTCTATATACCATGCAAACACAATAGGGGCATATAGAATCTGgttaattttcaaaataaaacaccacaagTGGGTTCTGAGTCGTCTGTCGACATTAACCTAACCTGTATAGGCTGTAGCTTAACAATTTTAAAAAAGTTATAAAAGATGTGTAACGACTTATGAGGATAGGTGGAAAATAGAGATGTGCCGATTGACCAGCCAGGGACCTGAATTTGATGGTTTTCAGCCTGACCGGCCTGACTGGTGATTGGCAGGTCACCCTCACTTTTTT
Coding sequences within it:
- the rap1gapl gene encoding rap1 GTPase-activating protein 2; this translates as MEREKRNDMSFSRKRSFTFGAYGGVDRFTCGDERRPEKDKILDILDSPTSDSKPFLSSSSSQRDTELFEIIEKLQGSRIDEQRCQFPLPLKSQLLTVGAELPLILSSNLGGYWIDPPLERLVDASPTSSQHGFDPESYDIMERDREAKIYHQFFRSRYHHSFTAVDPSLGPLVLSVCLEEEENKLRVILRMKECSMHGVFSVSLFPNIPSAVELAKMLCDKVTVLKFDVVSYLKAPGLITAFDEHRVSPNFKFGVLYQKDGQFTEEDILSNNEESEEFKEFLAILGDTVQLQGFTGFRGGLDVCHGQTGSEAVFTSFHGREIMFHVATKLPYTEGDPQQLQRKRHIGNDIVALVYQEGHTPFLCDVIKSHFLHCFVVVRRVKREEEPAGAAYQVSVTAREDVPPFGPVIPNPPIFTDLSQLRDFLLVKLINAEVSCYKAEQFSRLELRTRSSLLESLQTELFTCSQCMMGDPSPAIVPSSEGARGTSEGSGGFIENFKRAIRVRSHSFETLGVPRKSAGNTSQKPKMEKDGESDKSFGPVADSFGAAELRDQASPQEDT